The Alkalihalobacillus sp. TS-13 genomic interval TACCACCACGTCCTATGGTGAATGTCGAAGTCAGTACATCCTGTACAAGTACGTCGTGTGGTGAACGTCGAAATCAGCAGAAGGAAAGCTTCTAAGAATTTTCATCGCAGACACGAAAATGATTTCATTTTTGTGTTGACGTCCTGTGCAAGTGAGCGAGGAGGCTTGCGGATCTAGGGCTCATACATGAAGTGATGTCTAGCTCAGCGACCAGTCACTTGTATCACTTCAAACTTCCTGCGGCGGTCTACACATTGATTGACACCTTATGAGTGAGCCCACGAGAGAACCAAGTCTTTGTTTGGTTCGAGCCTCCTCCTCAGTTTACCAGTGACCTACATGACTAATCGGGTCGCTTCCGCTTTTCGTCTGCTCGCGGAAAGGGAGTGGATTTCGAAGAAATCAACACCATTTTTCAACACAGCCTTTATTTAATTTAAAAAACTAGACTGACTTCACATTTAGTCAGTCCAGTTTTTTTAGTTATCGCCGGATGGTGAATGTAAATTGACCTGAGTCAATTTTCTTTTGTATGAATCGTCTCATCCCGATTTTAACGAACGTTCGGGTATAAGGGATCAACAGTAAAAATCCTACAGTATCCGTAATGAAACCCGGGGTCAACAACAAGGATCCCCCTACCAGGATACAGATGCCGTCTAAAATGACGTCATTCGGTATTTGCGCATTCTGCAATTGGATTTGCGCCAATCTCAGCGTTTGCATGCCTTCTTTTTTGGCAAGCCATGCGCCAATGATACCTGTCGCGATAATGAGTAGGATCGTAATCGGTACGCCAAATGTATTTCCAGACCAAATCAAAATACCTATTTCCATTGCAGGTACGATGATGAGCAATAATAAGAGAATTCGAAACATAGGCTCGCCCCTTCAGAACGGTGTTACTTCCATTATATCGGAAATTACGACTTATAGCACACTTGTCTTACCGCTGTATACCACACCGCGTGAGCCATCCACTGTTATATCCTGACCATC includes:
- a CDS encoding FxsA family protein, with protein sequence MFRILLLLLIIVPAMEIGILIWSGNTFGVPITILLIIATGIIGAWLAKKEGMQTLRLAQIQLQNAQIPNDVILDGICILVGGSLLLTPGFITDTVGFLLLIPYTRTFVKIGMRRFIQKKIDSGQFTFTIRR